The Raphanus sativus cultivar WK10039 chromosome 2, ASM80110v3, whole genome shotgun sequence genome includes a region encoding these proteins:
- the LOC108829045 gene encoding probable inorganic phosphate transporter 1-9: protein MPPLRVLSALDAARTQWYHFKAIIVAGMGLFTDAYDLFCIAPVMKIISQIYYHNQPVGTAVLSTSYAIALLGTALGQLIFGYLGDRVGRTRVYGLCLLIMVLSSFGCGFSVCTTRRSCVIASLGFFRFVLGLGIGGDYPLSATIMSEFANKRTRGAFIAAVFSMQGLGILMSSAVTMAVCEAFRNAGEGSSEKTRAAGMETLAPAEADIAWRLILMIGALPAALTFYWRMLMPETARYTALVENNAIQATKDMQRVMSVTMTPPLPEDTSSPTPQQPPSSSSYKLFSRRFLSLHGRDLFAASANWFLVDVVFYTSNLLLAQIFNFSNKHHNSTSVYDSAFEVAKVAAIVAVCSTIPGYWFTVYFIDRVGRVKIQMMGFFVMALVYLAAGIPYSWYRSKHEKSNDKGFMALYGLIFFFSNFGPNTTTFIIPAELFPARFRSTCHGISGAAGKLGAIVGIVGFLWATKHKNYEDDVFPDVKRVTVAFLILGGVCIAGVLVTYFCTRETMGRSLEENEEDETDTMSAPGTLSANELRPRQ, encoded by the exons ATGCCGCCGCTGAGAGTGTTATCGGCGTTAGATGCGGCGAGGACACAGTGGTACCATTTCAAGGCGATAATAGTCGCCGGGATGGGTCTTTTCACCGACGCTTACGATCTCTTCTGTATAGCTCCGGTCATGAAAATAATCAGCCAAATCTATTACCACAACCAACCAGTAGGAACCGCTGTTCTCTCCACTTCTTACGCCATCGCTCTCCTCGGCACAGCCTTAGGTCAGCTCATCTTCGGCTACTTAGGCGACCGTGTCGGACGGACCCGAGTCTACGGTCTTTGTCTCTTGATCATGGTCCTAAGCTCCTTCGGCTGCGGGTTCTCCGTATGCACCACGCGCCGTTCTTGCGTCATAGCGAGTCTTGGCTTCTTTAGATTCGTTCTTGGACTCGGCATCGGTGGAGATTACCCTCTCTCCGCTACCATCATGTCGGAGTTCGCTAATAAGAGGACGCGTGGCGCTTTTATCGCGGCGGTGTTCTCCATGCAGGGGCTAGGGATCTTGATGAGCTCTGCCGTTACGATGGCTGTGTGCGAGGCGTTCAGGAACGCCGGAGAAGGGAGTTCGGAGAAAACGAGAGCGGCGGGGATGGAGACTTTGGCTCCGGCGGAAGCGGATATTGCTTGGAGGTTGATTCTGATGATCGGTGCTCTTCCCGCCGCGCTAACGTTCTACTGGCGAATGCTTATGCCTGAAACCGCCAG ATACACAGCACTAGTTGAGAACAATGCTATCCAAGCAACAAAAGACATGCAAAGAGTCATGTCCGTAACCATGACGCCTCCACTACCCGAAGATACATCATCTCCGACACCACAACAACCcccttcttcctcctcctacAAACTCTTCTCTCGCCGCTTCCTCAGCCTCCACGGCCGTGACCTCTTCGCAGCCTCAGCCAATTGGTTCCTAGTGGACGTAGTCTTCTACACAAGCAACCTCCTCCTCGCTCAAATCTTTAACTTCTCCAACAAACATCACAACTCCACAAGCGTCTACGACTCTGCCTTCGAAGTGGCTAAGGTCGCAGCCATTGTAGCCGTGTGCTCCACCATCCCTGGCTACTGGTTCACAGTTTATTTCATCGATAGAGTGGGCCGGGTCAAGATTCAGATGATGGGCTTTTTTGTTATGGCCCTTGTTTACTTAGCCGCAGGGATACCCTACAGTTGGTATCGGTCTAAGCATGAGAAGAGTAATGATAAAGGCTTTATGGCTCTCTACGGAttgatcttcttctttagcAACTTTGGTCCCAACACGACGACGTTTATCATCCCGGCTGAGCTGTTTCCGGCGAGGTTTAGGTCCACGTGTCATGGGATTTCAGGAGCTGCCGGGAAGCTTGGTGCAATTGTTGGAATCGTTGGTTTCTTGTGGGCCACGAAACACAAAAACTACGAAGATGACGTTTTCCCAGACGTGAAACGCGTGACGGTCGCGTTTTTGATACTTGGAGGCGTTTGTATCGCTGGAGTGCTGGTTACTTATTTCTGCACGCGTGAAACTATGGGGAGATCGTTAGAAGAGAACGAAGAGGACGAGACTGATACAATGTCAGCACCAGGAACATTGTCTGCTAATGAGTTACGTCCAAGACAATAG
- the LOC108840752 gene encoding UPF0725 protein At2g20620-like yields MSDVVMKEEDCDTSSVKKLDVVLPSYKPFNGYTSPLHFILPPYQEFHGSSNTVGVGVCEPLIEEAEAELENWHLPPSSEEEDIIDAVLPMDFMMSPLPDVDYSEYAQLSPPPEVTYSPPSPGGHLFLPYESLKDALHAEPLLCAKIGIHCYNLENGTNFERLCVPKVAEHTGVLLLDAYDLDRGCSCKFEIKAWYPTENKDCFHVITSRCRPLPPPTPEEEEKEESGFDTLSVDELFKGNMPDWLPGDSKLQYYEMKESEVEQAKEWLQLYAELAWYSKMQTDPYMFEYGKPFELHKITVQTKQVVDSMKNLKLDNAVFYISFTTRCGVVCKGIIRRTRDGRPENLSLEAKCFM; encoded by the exons ATGTCTGACGTGGTGATGAAGGAAGAAGACTGTGACACCTCGAGTGTTAAG AAACTCGATGTTGTTCTACCAAGTTACAAGCCGTTTAATGGATATACATCACCCTTGCACTTTATTTTACCACCGTACCAAGAGTTTCATGGATCATCAAACACTGTTGGAGTtggag TTTGTGAACCTCTCATTGAGGAGGCTGAGGCAGAGCTCGAAAACTGGCACCTTCCTCCTAGTTCTGAAGAG GAGGATATTATTGATGCTGTTCTACCGATGGATTTTATGATGTCACCACTACCAGATGTGGACTATTCCGAATATGCTCAGTTGAGTCCTCCTCCTGAAGTAACTTATTCTCCCCCTTCTCCTGGCGGTCACTTGTTTTTGCCTTACGAGAGTCTTAAGGATGCTTTGCACGCGGAGCCTCTGCTCTGCGCCAAAATTGGAATTCATTGCTACAATCTCGAAAAC gGGACTAACTTTGAACGTTTGTGTGTGCCTAAAGTAGCTGAGCACACCGGAGTGTTGTTATTAGATGCATATGATCTAGACAGAGGTTGCTCTTGCAAGTTTGAAATAAAAGCTTGGTATCCCACTGAGAATAAAGACTGCTTCCATGTTATCACATCCCGCTGCAGACCCTTGCCCCCACCTACTCcag AGGAGGAGGAAAAGGAAGAAAGTGGATTTGACACCCTTTCCGTGGATGAGCTATTCAAAGGCAACATGCCCGATTGGTTGCCTGGTGACAGTAAGCTGCAATACTATGAG ATGAAAGAATCAGAGGTGGAACAAGCCAAAGAATGGCTTCAGCTTTACGCTGAACTAGCCTGGTACTCCAAGATGCAGACGGACCCG TACATGTTTGAGTATGGAAAGCCATTTGAGCTGCATAAGATAACTGTTCAAACCAAACAAGTTGTTGACTCAATGAAAAACTTGAAGCTTGATAATGCAGTCTTCTACATTAGCTTCACAACAAGGTGCGGTGTTGTCTGCAAAGGTATCATCAGGAGAACAAGGGATGGGAGGCCCGAGAATTTATCCCTTGAGGCCAAGTGTTTCATGTGA
- the LOC108840581 gene encoding LOW QUALITY PROTEIN: protein CUP-SHAPED COTYLEDON 3 (The sequence of the model RefSeq protein was modified relative to this genomic sequence to represent the inferred CDS: deleted 1 base in 1 codon) produces MLAVEDVLSELAGEEKNNGGLPPGFRFHPTDEELITFYLASKVFHGGLCGLHIAEVDLNRCEPWELPEMAKMGEREWYFYSLRDRKYPTGLRTNRATTAGYWKATGKDKEIFSGGGGGALVGMKKTLVFYKGRAPRGLKSKWVMHEYRLETDLSHRHTCKEEWVICRVLNKPGDRKNVGIHNKISYLHNTSLSTTQHHHLEILPTLLEPSKTLTNFPPLPYDDTHQNYNNLFHESLGHNVDELKVLINPVVSQLNGVIFSPENNYYNNDKNDNFGVKTEQYSTGDNTDLDVRDYLENPLFQEAGYSLLGLSSSPGPLMLIRLSICPLDFQLSNPGLWIIYLVFYFFLLFNIF; encoded by the exons ATGCTTGCGGTGGAAGATGTGTTGAGCGAGCTCGccggagaagaaaaaaacaatggaGGATTGCCACCAGGCTTCCGGTTTCACCCGACGGACGAAGAGCTCATAACATTCTACTTAGCTTCCAAAGTCTTCCATGGAGGTCTCTGTGGCCTACACATCGCTGAAGTTGATCTCAATCGCTGCGAGCCTTGGGAACTTCCAG AAATGGCAAAGATGGGGGAGAGAGAGTGGTACTTTTACAGTCTAAGGGATAGGAAGTATCCAACGGGGCTAAGGACTAATAGAGCCACGACTGCTGGATATTGGAAGGCTACCGGAAAAGATAAGGAGATATTTtccggcggcggaggaggagcgCTTGTCGGAATGAAGAAGACGCTGGTGTTCTACAAGGGAAGAGCTCCACGTGGTCTCAAGAGTAAGTGGGTCATGCATGAGTATCGCCTCGAAACCGACCTTTCACACCGCCACACTTGTAAG GAGGAATGGGTGATCTGCAGAGTGCTTAACAAACCAGGAGACAGAAAGAATGTTGGAATCCATAACAAAATCAGCTACCTCCATAACACTTCACTATCAACAACACAACATCATCATCTTGAAATCTTGCCTACTCTTCTTGAACCTTCCAAAACCCTAACCAACTTTCCACCGTTACCCTACGATGACACACACCAAAATTACAATAACCTATTCCATGAATCATTAGGCCACAACGTCGACGAGCTCAAAGTTCTAATCAACCCTGTCGTGTCTCAGCTCAACGGAGTCATCTTCTCTCCTGAAAACAACTACTACAATAACGACAAAAACGACAACTTCGGCGTGAAGACAGAGCAATATTCGACCGGTGACAATACCGATCTTGATGTACGAGATTACTTGGAGAACCCTCTTTTTCAGGAAGCGGGTTACAGTCTGTTGGGTCTTTCGTCTTCTCCTGGACCTCTTATGCTG ATTAGACTCTCCATATGTCCTTTAGATTTTCAGCTGTCGAATCCAGGCCTTTGGATAATATATTTggtcttttatttctttttactttttaatatattttaa